The genomic region GTCGGCAGTCTGTGAAGCCCCGTCCAGCTTGTATGCCTTGCCGATGCGCTTCCAAGTATAATCCGCGCCCAGTTCACTCCAAGGATCGAATTCCACTTCCACCAGAGAGCCGTAATCTTCCTGCTCATCATCGGAATCGTTGTCACTGTCCGGATCATACCAGGTATAGCCCCAATCTCCGGAAAGTTTAAGCCTCTCATCCAAGGCAGAAATTTCCCCGTCAATTCCCCAAGCATAGTTTTCGATAGGGGTCGTGGTGGCAGAAGTGTCCGCGGAATTCTTATCGTCTTTGATATGGATGAAGCCTGCGCCGATTTGCGCATCCCAATAGGGATTGGTCTCAACGCGAACTGCCGTCAGATTCCGCTCAAACTGACCGCTGGTCTCACGCGTTTCAAAATTCTCTTCCTTCTTGTCATTCAAGCTCTTGGGACGCTGAGTCCGGCCAACAACAACGGTCGTTTCCGTAGTCTTAAATAAGCGCTTGTCCACAAATTCTTCCTGGTATATTTGCCCGATATTGACCGGGCGGGAATCCGCAGTGCTGAAATCCAGATACCCGGGATTGATTCTGGCCACCAGAGGTTTCTTTTCTGCGCGTTCCGCCTGATGCCAAAACCGGATACCGTCTCTAACTTCACCATGCTTGATAAGATCCCCAAAATGAGAGGACGAAAACTCGCCTATGTCGACTTCGTTCTTTTTAGACTTGTCTTTGATATTGATCTTCACAAAATCCAGGACCGTACTGTCCCACTTATTGTGAAAGGCCTTGATATCAAAATTGACATCTGCGCCCATCAGTTCGAACTCCGTCTCCAAATCAGTCGTAAGGTGTGTTCCAGACATGGGATACGCAGTCATTGGATCCCGGTTATAGTGCTCAAAGGTGTTCGTTATCTTCCCGCTCAGACCCAAGGGCAACCGCTTCTTGGTACTTCTGCCCGCCTGCTGGGCCAGAGCCAGCTGATTGCTGCGGGACCGCAAAACCTCCTCCGCCACCTTCTTGCTCACCGCGCTCTGCTCATAGGGGCTCGGCTGCTGAGCAAGCAAACCGCCTTCCACCAAGTTTGAAAAGGCCGTTTCCACCAACAGTGCGCCCGCACTCTCCAAACTCAAGTCGGCAGCCGCAGCAAGCTCCGGGTTCAGTTCTTTAGCCGTTCTCATTTGCTCACCGGCCTTTGCCTGGTTCCCCTGCTGTTCAAACAAATAACTGTACAGGGCATGGACAAAGGGGCGTGATATCGACCCTTCGGAGGCAATCTCCTGGGCTTGCTCCAGCTTTTGTTGGGCACGAGAATATTCCTCTTGCATCAAGTAGACAAAAGCCAGCACAGCCACAGCAGTTTCATTTTTGGAATCCACATTGCGCACAAAGGTAAGTTCGTTCTCTGCCTGGGTGAAGTCCCCCACCGAAACGGCCAAAAGCCCTGCCCGATAGTGGGCATCGGGATCCTTGATCGCCTTCTGGACCAAGCCCTGGGCTACGTTCAAGGCCTCCTCCAGCTCGCCCTCCACCACCAAGGCTTCGATCAAACGCTTACGCGCTTCCATATTGTGAGGGTTGAACTTGATGGCCTCTTCCAAAAGAGTGACCGCTGCGGAATAGTCATTGTTTCTTGCCCGCAGAAGGGCCAAGTTTACATAAGAGGGCGCATGACCCGGCTGGTTGAGAATGGTATCCCCAAATGCAGCGGCTGCCGAATCCGTATCCCCTTCGGCCAGGGCCATCAGGCCTTTCTGAAAAACTCCCTGGGCCACATCCACCTTGAGTTCTCCCCCCACTTTGAGAAGACGCTGGTGGCTTGCAAGCATGGTGAGAGTGGAAGAGCCCGGCTCCACGGCGATGACTTCGAAGTCCGCCAGACGCCGGTCGCGCTGATAATAGGACATCACGGTCCCCACCTTGACCTCGTCTGCCTCACCCGTATCCACCGTGAAACGATTCTTTTCCAAATCAATGGCTGTAATCTTGGCATTCAGCTCAACGACCTTCTTTTTGAAATCCACACCCGCATCTTTGAGTAAAATCTTGCGCACCCGGTTCAGATAATCCATGGCCTCCGTATGCACGGGATCGAGTTCCAGGACCTTGCGCAATTGAAGCTGGGCCTGGCGATACTCTTTCTTTTTGTAGAGCTTTTTGGCTTCGGAAAAGAGCTCAGCCACTTCTTTTTTTAGCTCCTCAGGGCTGGGACTAACAGGTTCTGCAGGCTGAGCAGAAGCCGGGGAGGAAACAGAGGATGGTGAGGACTGCCCAGAGGCACCGGCTGCGGCCTCCTGAGCACAAACCTGCGGGGTCAGGGCGCAAAGCACCCCTGCCACCACAAGCCCTAATAG from Candidatus Omnitrophota bacterium harbors:
- a CDS encoding tetratricopeptide repeat protein, giving the protein MDSDQPSALKSSPGLLPLLLGLVVAGVLCALTPQVCAQEAAAGASGQSSPSSVSSPASAQPAEPVSPSPEELKKEVAELFSEAKKLYKKKEYRQAQLQLRKVLELDPVHTEAMDYLNRVRKILLKDAGVDFKKKVVELNAKITAIDLEKNRFTVDTGEADEVKVGTVMSYYQRDRRLADFEVIAVEPGSSTLTMLASHQRLLKVGGELKVDVAQGVFQKGLMALAEGDTDSAAAAFGDTILNQPGHAPSYVNLALLRARNNDYSAAVTLLEEAIKFNPHNMEARKRLIEALVVEGELEEALNVAQGLVQKAIKDPDAHYRAGLLAVSVGDFTQAENELTFVRNVDSKNETAVAVLAFVYLMQEEYSRAQQKLEQAQEIASEGSISRPFVHALYSYLFEQQGNQAKAGEQMRTAKELNPELAAAADLSLESAGALLVETAFSNLVEGGLLAQQPSPYEQSAVSKKVAEEVLRSRSNQLALAQQAGRSTKKRLPLGLSGKITNTFEHYNRDPMTAYPMSGTHLTTDLETEFELMGADVNFDIKAFHNKWDSTVLDFVKINIKDKSKKNEVDIGEFSSSHFGDLIKHGEVRDGIRFWHQAERAEKKPLVARINPGYLDFSTADSRPVNIGQIYQEEFVDKRLFKTTETTVVVGRTQRPKSLNDKKEENFETRETSGQFERNLTAVRVETNPYWDAQIGAGFIHIKDDKNSADTSATTTPIENYAWGIDGEISALDERLKLSGDWGYTWYDPDSDNDSDDEQEDYGSLVEVEFDPWSELGADYTWKRIGKAYKLDGASQTADRATHTVDLKYTPSGAEAWDLSSADFKFEFSHDDLDRDQNKTKKYRTVQPKVSFKLPDDAKLSFDLKLYEEHWSCLCTFYRTKTLKTDFDWTFDPWKMTFKPTYTHERKNDLTGSPSDEHKKDAGLSIDWDFWEDYHNLQWTFGWDKEIKTFSGSSSRGYVEDQWSIAASFEIVEDKWDVDAKFSFKDRRNTDTDNNQLETFKLTTTYELVDGKIVGEYEHKDNPYDPDTSTSAYNQDYFKLQYVRDF